The DNA sequence CGGGGCAAAATGTCACTTTATGTGGCGTAACTATAAGTGTTGTTTTGTATGTTTTCTTTCTCGCTAGGGTCTTCCCCGGATTAAAGTGTCACTAAGACTAATTGGTGACGGTTGAGTTCAAGGTACAATTCGTCCAACTGCATTTTGCTATCGGCAACGAATGTAACAGTAAGTGAGAGGTATTTATTTGCGGCGCTCAGACGTCGTGTGATATTCTCTCTTTGTGCATTGGAGACGTGCTTCTGAATGATGGTAAACACTTCACTCTCCAACTCAAGTACATTCCG is a window from the Deltaproteobacteria bacterium genome containing:
- a CDS encoding DUF493 domain-containing protein, which encodes MPNCMPPVHETLLEFPCVFPLKVIGRNVLELESEVFTIIQKHVSNAQRENITRRLSAANKYLSLTVTFVADSKMQLDELYLELNRHQLVLVTL